Genomic segment of Thermoleophilaceae bacterium:
CGCCCCGATTTCTGCCCATCTCCGCGCGGCTATCCCAACTGGCTGTTCTCCTGGAACAGCTGGTTGGGATGGTTGACGGCTAATCCGGCCGAGAGCCGAGCCGCTCCGCGAGTTCGACGATCAGGCCTTCAGGCCCGCGGACGTAGCAGAGCAGGAAGGTGTTCTCGAAGTTGACGATCTCCCCGACCGTTTGCCAGCCGGCCGCTCGGACGCGGTCGACCACGCCCCGCACGTCGTCGACCTTGAAGGCGATGTGCCGCAGACCGGGCCGGTTCGCGGGCGGCGCCGGCTCCCCGGTGCCGGCGGCAGGCGAGCGGAAGCGCACCACCTCGAACACGTCGCTGCCGTCAGGGCCACGGGCCATCACGACCTCGACCGTCGCGTTCTCCAGACCGATGATCCGATCGATCCAGTCGCCGCTGAACACGCCCGGCTCGCCGCAGTCGAAGCCCAGCAGCGTAAGGAACCGGACGGTCTCGTCGAGGTCCTCGACGACGAGGCCGACGTGGACGAAGTCAATGATGCCGGGCCGGGGGCTGTCCACTGAGGTCATAAGACTGGGTGTCTTGTTCGAAGGCCGAGGCGAGCCGGCGATCGACTAGCAATCGGCAGCCGCGAGCTCAGGCGCGCGGAACCAGATTCTGGTTCACGCGGAAGACGTTGCCGGGGTCGTAGCGGGTCTTCAGCTCGACGAGGCGCTGGTAGGTCTCCGGCGCGTAGGCCGCCTGCACTCGCTCGGCGCCCTCGCTGCCGAGGTTGTTCACGTACACACCAGTTGAATATGGCTCCATCGCCGTGAAGAAGTCGCGCGCCCACGCGATGTGACCGGCGTCTTCAGAGGGTTCGTTCCAGACGGTCAGGATCGTGAAGTCGAACCCCGCGCCTCTGTGGCCGAACGCCGCCGTGTCCGGTCCCCCGCGGTCGATCGCGCCACCCAGATGCTGGAAGTAGAACGACGACAGCGACGACGTCATGCGCGGGGCGTGTTCGATCACATCCGCGATCACGTCGTCGGTGAGCTCGTTCACGTAATGCGACTTCCAGTAGTTCCGCTGCCCGTTTGGATAGCTCGCATCGGACGCGCTCTGGAGTGCCGTATACGGCATCGGCGCCACCAGGTCAGCCAGGGGCCGACCAAAGTCGCGGAGCGGTCTGAGAATCCGTTCGCTCTCGGCGAGGTCGCCGGCGTAACAGACCGCCAGCATGATCACCAGCTCGCCGAACATCTGAGACGGAACCGGAAGGCCCGGGGCGGCGCGGAACGTGGATGCGGTCACCGACAGCTCGTCCGGCGCGCCGGCCACATAGTCGGCGAAGAACCGGTACACCTCGGGTGCGTCCGCGAACGAGTGAACCACGCCCCCTGCGATCACCTCCGGCCCGACCGGGTGGAGCCGGTACTCGAACGACGTGACCACGCCGAAGTTGCCGCCGCCTCCCCTGAGGCCCCAGAGAAGCTCCGGGTTCTCCTCCGCGCTGGCGCGGAGTTGCTCGCCATCCGCTGTGACCACCTCCGCCGAAAGCAGGTTGTCGCACGCCGGCCCGTGCTTCCGGGCGATCCAGCCGAGGCCCCCGCCGAGCGTGAGCCCGGCAAGGCCCGTCCTCGAGACGTTGCCCGTGGGCGTGGCAAGGCCGAACTCCTGCGTGGCCCGATCGAACTCGCCGAGCACGACACCAGGCTGTGCGCGGCCGGTGCGCCGGGCGGCATCAACCTCGATCGCCTTCATGCAGGACAGGTCGATCACGAGGCCGTCGTCGCACATCGCGTTCCCCGCCACGTTGTGCCCGCCGCCGCGGACGGCGAGGCGAAGGCCCGCATCGCGGGCGAAGCGCACCGCCGCGACCAC
This window contains:
- a CDS encoding VOC family protein is translated as MTSVDSPRPGIIDFVHVGLVVEDLDETVRFLTLLGFDCGEPGVFSGDWIDRIIGLENATVEVVMARGPDGSDVFEVVRFRSPAAGTGEPAPPANRPGLRHIAFKVDDVRGVVDRVRAAGWQTVGEIVNFENTFLLCYVRGPEGLIVELAERLGSRPD
- a CDS encoding FAD-binding oxidoreductase, coding for MLDEMTVKTLGGTFSGEVISPGDPRYDEARKVWNGMVDRRPALIARCVNDGDVVAAVRFARDAGLRLAVRGGGHNVAGNAMCDDGLVIDLSCMKAIEVDAARRTGRAQPGVVLGEFDRATQEFGLATPTGNVSRTGLAGLTLGGGLGWIARKHGPACDNLLSAEVVTADGEQLRASAEENPELLWGLRGGGGNFGVVTSFEYRLHPVGPEVIAGGVVHSFADAPEVYRFFADYVAGAPDELSVTASTFRAAPGLPVPSQMFGELVIMLAVCYAGDLAESERILRPLRDFGRPLADLVAPMPYTALQSASDASYPNGQRNYWKSHYVNELTDDVIADVIEHAPRMTSSLSSFYFQHLGGAIDRGGPDTAAFGHRGAGFDFTILTVWNEPSEDAGHIAWARDFFTAMEPYSTGVYVNNLGSEGAERVQAAYAPETYQRLVELKTRYDPGNVFRVNQNLVPRA